Proteins from one Vigna unguiculata cultivar IT97K-499-35 unplaced genomic scaffold, ASM411807v1 contig_155, whole genome shotgun sequence genomic window:
- the LOC114171264 gene encoding uncharacterized protein LOC114171264, whose translation MSSVEMVSASAINFKVPYQILRHDGPLSDDERDERVSLRPKKWGRLRGVPLRRRLRVKVGSWRKVWMMKKVMLLCSKVKRRFKEGHGHFGDLFAGNYVFTQINPTSLKYLQNKLSQAKIV comes from the coding sequence ATGTCTTCTGTTGAAATGGTTTCTGCAAGTGCCATCAATTTTAAGGTACCATACCAAATTCTGAGGCATGATGGCCCTTTATCTGATGATGAGAGAGATGAGAGGGTGAGCCTAAGGCCTAAGAAGTGGGGCAGGCTTAGAGGGGTGCCCTTGAGGAGAAGGTTGAGGGTCAAAGTGGGAAGTTGGAGGAAGGTTTGGATGATGAAAAAAGTTATGCTTCTGTGTTCTAAGGTGAAGAGAAGGTTCAAAGAGGGACATGGTCATTTTGGTGACCTATTTGCTGGGAACTATGTCTTCACTCAAATCAACCCAACATCACTCAAGTATCTTCAAAACAAGCTTTCTCAAGCAAAAATTGTTTGA